CTAAACTTCCAAAAACAGATAAGGCAGGCTCTCAGAAGCAATTCTGACTAAGTCTGTGTACACAATAAGACTGAACATTTATGATgtcattaaacaactatttacAATACTACATCAGACCCTGATGCTTCAGCGACAACACTCACCATTCTGGTCCGAAGTTAAGTGTCTGGGTTTCTGCCATTTTCCTCGAAAgtctgaagaagaagaaagtctCTATTAATAGctcagcacaaacaaacaaaaaatataaaaattgacatAAGTAAAAAAGATTGAACATTCAAATAATGAGTAAacagcaaaaacactgaaaatggcATTTATGGTTTATGTGTGCAAAGACGCATATCAACATACAGGATTCCACATTTAACTACTGGTGCACgtttaaaaagttcaaatgtcAAATGAGATAATTAAATGCATGCAATTAACCAAAAATCTACATATACTTCAGacctacagtacaggtcaaaagtttggaaacattactatttttaatgtttttgaaagaagtttcttctgctcatcaaacctgcatttatttgatcaaaaatacagaaaaaaaatgtaatattgtgatatattattacaatttaaaataattgtttttaaatgtattatactttaaattgtcatttatttctgtgatgcaaagctgaattttaaggatcattatcacatgatcctttagaaatcattctaatatgatgattcattatcaaagttggaaacagttctgctggtTAAATTtgttttcagaacatgtgatacttttttaggatactttgatgaaaaaaagaagctatgtttttaaaatataaatattttttaataacaatatacactactggtcagtaatttggggtcagtaattgtttttctttctttctttttttaaaataaaatcaacttttattcagcaaggatgtgttaaattgataaaaagtgatagtaaagaaaatatattattagaatatatattattagaattttttttttatttttgaataaaagcagttctttttaaccttttattcatcaaatatattagacagcagaactgtttccaacactcataataaatcagaatattagaatgatttctaaatgatcatgtgatagactggatgttacatgtgacactgaaggctggagtaatgatgctgaaaattcagctttgcatcacagggaataaataattttttttaaagtatattcaaatagaaaactattattttaagttgtaataatatttcagaatattactgtttttttctgtatttttgatcaaataaatgcaggcttgatgagcagaagagacttctttcaaaaacattaaaaatagtaatgtttccaaacttttgacctgtactgtatttgCAACCAACGTGTAAAACAATCTTTTTGTGTGTTGAGTGTGAGATGATGTGAAAACTACACCTACACACATTGAAAAAGAggacaaattattaaaaaacgaACACACAAGGCATCCATGCTGAACTCTGTTCGACACATTAGTGTACCCCCTTACTGTGACAAGAGCTATTTTAGGAACTCTCCCAATTAGGAAGGGCATTCTCAGACATCTGTGCAACCCACGGCTTCCCTTGCCCACTATGTACGGCAACTAACTTTTTTCAACCTTGATTTGAACTGATCACATGTACATAATGCATATTACAGAGGCATCTCGTCAGACCTGTCAAACAAGTCCCATTTAACCTTAAGGGAAAAGAAGAGATCTTTACATTTTATTCGCATCTTATTACTACACATTCTAAATTTAATATGAAGCGCTACACAGCCACATCATGTAGATGACACGATGTCTATGCAAAACAAACAGGAGTgacttgctgctgctgctgggattTAAACCACGTGTGCAACCAAATGAAGCAATCCGATCCAGTTTACACATGCTCCCATCAACAACAACTaaccaaatatattttacatacatacaaaaagcACTTTGATCGGTTTATCTGACAGAAACCCATAAATCATGCAATTATGAGGTTGCATCACGTTACAAACAGGCAAGCACAGCTCAAGTATTTATTTAACACCAGTCAGGGATGGATGGGGGGGGAAGGCAGCAGTTGAACACAAAACAGAAGTCAATAAAGCTAGTTTAGGCTGCAAACAGATGGTCAACAGATTGCAGGTTGTTGCCCAGTTAAAATCCATTAACATTGTACAGCCTGCTTTGAAATTTCACAAATTTAACACGGAGAGTTATCGATTTTCACCGCTGTAATATTGGTGGAACAAGgcattttttggtctttttgaGGCTAATAGAAGGTCAGAAAAGACACTCGTAGGTAACGTTAACATCATACATAGTCTGAGCACTCAAGAAGGTTAGTTTAAGTGACCATGTGGAATTGATCTGTCAAGCCTTAACGTTTTTATTTCCGCAACCTCAAAAGTAAATGATGAATGTCAGTTTAAGGTTTCAATGATCACGTCCCTGTCGGTCCGAGCCTTCATACACCCTGTAAAGCACTGCAGTCCACAAGTTAGATCAAGAAACCACCAATAAATACGTTTAGATGTAGCGTGAACTATTAAATTGACAGCTGCAGATGTCATGTAAGTTAACCGTTTAAAGGGGTGTTTTAATAAGGTGAAATATCCTAGACTGTCTATCGCTGGACATTTCACTTTCTGACTTCCAACTGCTAACGTTACCAACTTTAAATCAGCCCACGCACCGCCGTGAAATGTACAAACTGTCCAATAGTTTCGGAATAAATTCCGACAGGTGCGCAGAAACACATCGAAGTAAAGGTGTGGGTGAGTTGACACGAATTTTAATCCACGCGGCCTGTGCTCACAGTCTCCAGCCACACCGAGTTCCACTACAGCTGCCCACGGATCGCTGATGGCATCATCAGCGGTAGGCCGGTCTAATCGAGCCCGGTGCTTCCAGGCCTAACAACCATGCGGACTACAATAGCGTCGGTCCGCTACGTTGGGGCGGGTCTATGTTACTGAGAGTTCGCGTAGGAAtagttaagttttattttagagCAAAACCATGAACGCCGGGCCCGCTGTCTTACCTCTGCTTTTACTGACAGCGCTGAGTTTGTGTGCGAGTGGCGTCTCTCGTTTCGAATCCACAAGATGGCTGAATATGGGTCACATGACCACACGTATGCTGAAAATTGCCCGGATGGGAGCGAGCGTGCTGACAGCAGCAGTTCCCAAGTGCGCGCGCGCACGCATAGTCACGCACAGTCACACATGCCCCACGCACGAGCTGCAGATGGTAgtctacttttaaattatatttagaacaATAACATGAACTACACAAAACTGTCAGTCATTACGTTTGCCGTTTTCgcaagtattttcttttaaattactgtattacATTAGCACTATATTATACATTAACATTAGCCTtctcaaataatttatttcaataattacaataaatagaaaactaaaaaaaaaacaataggctaATGATACAGCTAAAAATTCTGACAATTTGAATAATCTatggtgtgtgtatttgtatgtaatgtaaaatgttatttgttggctttgatttatttttataagcctacatttttgaattatattttcatgttaataACCTACCTTGGGTATGTTCCTATTTTTAGTTCTGTTTTTCTTAAAAAGCCTACTAACCTAAATGAATAAAACCTAAATCCTTGCCCTACTCCTAAATGAACAGTTtgggctttttattattttttaaaatttgtatttatttaaagtgaagtGAATATGATTATCTGTTACATCACTAAAGGAGATTTTGTGGAACTTAAACAAACTTCTggtgacattatttatttatttattttgcagtttgttCCCCAAAAGTAGGCTTGTTGCTAGGGTATCAAATACATAGGAAGGTATGGATATAAAGTGAAGTTGTCTCGTTCACACTTTCTTTTTCTACACTGTAACTGAGTTTTATTCTAAAGGTGTACAAAATCCCCCGCTGAAATTTAATTTGCAAAGCTCATTTCTTTGATCAACGTAATCATTAATTAGAtcatacaattaacaaaacaatttcatttgtcatttttctattacaaatattttgtttaatgcaaTTCTATGCATTTAAGATGCtaaccatgatttatttttatctgcaAAACAAGAAAAGAGCGTTATATTAAATCATGATTGATTATTTAATCagtaatcatcaaaattaattttctctcttcttctagCATCGATGACTGGTAATATCACCCACACACTAATCTTAACGCTATCATCTACATCTGAATGCAAGCAAGCACATGAACAGATAAACACTGTGTCACGCAACAATGTAATTCTGAGAAATGACACTAGAATATTTCACTTTAAAGTATCTATACTGTGTGTGGGTTATGTGCTCCCCCTGAAACAGTCAAAACAAAAAGGAAGTAATCCTTGTGATTGTGATCCTCTTTGTCTCTCATGCAAGACTTGTGTACACATGACTGATTccttttttcattgtttgtgttGCCTGAAAATTGCCTGTAAATCCATATATGcttttcagcttttatttatttatttgctttcagtaaacttattttaacacaacaatatttataaaacaaacatctgGCAGTGAAcataagtcaaataaaaaaagaaaagaaaataagataaCCATAAAGTTGTGTATGATCCATTTGAGATTTTGATATtgacaaatacaattttttaggttaaaatttttatagatatactgtataagGAAAgtgtacactggaaaaaaaagagtcttcttaatgactttttaattagtctttttaaaatgaaaaatataggcctataaaaaatgaaataattgaaaattaaagacatattagtatataaatattagatatctaaatattcttaaaacttGTTTGAGAAGCAACACTTTATAAgggattttgaattatttattgacTGTATATTGTATTTAAGAGGATTTTGTCTTACTGCACTGGCAGAGGTTTTCACTTGCTATAAActtatttatacttaaaacaaagTTCTACCAATGCAGTAAGACAAAATACACTTGCATTCAAGCCACTTGAAAACAAGCCTTGGTAATATTTCAGTACTGCAATATTGATTCTTAAGTACATTAATACTGGTTTAagatttttgcaatttttatttggtaaataaGACTCATTAAgaacttttatttgtttgtttttgccgtGTATATTCTGTAACTGGTCacctttttgtatttaatttaccattttaaTCACGTCTTCGTTTTAAATGCTCCTGTTAGTgtgatatacattttaaaagtacaaaaaaccTTGCATTTAATGATGAGCTCACAGTAGCCACATCCCTTATACTTGATAAATGAACtagtaaaatgttgtttaaaatagattagGATATATGTCACATTGCAGGGTGTGTTAACTTCCCAAAACTATACCCATTTGAGCTGTGATAATACTGACTAAGACAAAATGAAGTAGCCTACTTAACAGGCTAACAGGAAGATATCAGAAAAGTACCAAAGGCATGTTTCTGTTAGTAAGGATGTGGTCACAGGCAAAACCTCTGAAAACAGAAGTGCGACTAACTACAGTTTTCTTCatagcatttaaaggaaaatatcTCCTCTGAGACAATTATCGTCCTGGTAAGCACAAACACCTTTTATTTcattgaacacttttttttttttcaggtcataACAATCTCTTTTTTGAAGTCAGTTTAGATATTGCACAGAGGCAAAGTTTCAGTAAATGAATTCTCTCTTCCAGTAAGTTTCGGTGTTAGAAGATTGCTTGTAGGTTCATTgaaatgtgtggaaaaaaatatataactagtAAATTCCACACTTAAGCTTTGTTGTGTACAGGTGGGACAAAACTTCATTATTTCATTCGTAAGTCTAATGGTGATTTTTGTACACCAGACTTGGTTTCGTGAGAGATGCAGCCCACATGTCTGAAAAAGGGAAAGACTGTGGTTTATTGACATGCATCTCAGACTAAGATGTAAAAGTAGACGAAAAGTCAAAGAGGTTTAACATTTAGTGTAAGAGGGGGTCTTGCATACTGGCTGTATTTCATAGATAATACAGGAAGGAAAAAAAGACATCCGCCAGTTTGTCCTGCATAAGTCCTGTTCAACGGATTTTGCTCTTGTGGTTTATTGGCTTAAGAAAATTTTGCTGATCTTTGGCAGCAGAGGTATGACCTTTACAGCTATGCTAATTTGCATGGGTGTTGTGAGATGAATGcaggttgttttgtgtgtgtgtgtgtgtgtttgtgcatgtgtttgttagAACGTCTGACTGTGTCCAAGATTGGAGGTATTTGGTAATTTCATTGTTACACAGTCACCGTTtcccttccatttttttttaacggTCATATTTTGTTTCTTAACAAAGATTTACTTCATGAGTGTATGTACCACGGAAGACTACCACCATCATTTTCATAAATGATACTTTGAAGTCATCTGCGAAGGTAAGAATATCTAATAATGAACTAAAGAGCGGCAAAAATGATATGCAGAACTATCGAATGAACTAAAAGAAACTGTCAATcattacatttatcattttctcatatttttctttcaaataactatatttttaaacaataaacgaATGGTCACATTATAGACTTCTCAGTAATACTTACATAAATGTATACTATgctaataatttcaataaataaagcaattgtGCAAAATTGCACCAATTATGAATTTTTAGACAGTAATGATAAAAGCTTAATATTTAGACAATTTTAATCATCTGTGGTGTAAAATGCTTAATGCAACTGATTGTAGtaagttatatttattaatcttgcTAATATTTGACTTCTATATGAAACAAGAGTgcacaagtttttttgtttttttttttactaaaattttatCTCTGCCTCATTTTTTTGGCAGCTGGTAAGATCTGGAagaattttacaaataaaatgaacgGTTTATCATACAGTGTAAATAAATGTTGATCATCAGCAAATTTACACCgtgttcattttttatataaatagaaacttgttcaaaatgaaaacaaaaacagaaacctAAAACCCTGTGAAATGTTTGATGTCTTAAGTAGTATGAAAGTATGCAGCTCTTTGTGTGAAAAGTCTGAGCAAGGCTGTTTTAAAGCATATAGAAAACAGAGCTAGCATTTTGCATTCAGAACACCCACAAAAGATTTGAAAGTAGctctttttgcttattttttgaaATCTGAACAACGAGTGAAAAAAGAAAGCATAACATTGATGAGTGTGCATATGATGTAAACATTTCAGTTGTGAATGTTAGACATTTCATAAGGACGTATGTGATGTATTTCGCACATCTCTCCTGACAGTTTCACTATGACGAACTGCTCAACTAAAGAAGTGGACACTTTAATGCAGAAGCTGGACTTGATCATTTACGTGCCCGTCTTGGTGTTCGGCTTGGCATTAAACAGTGCAGCACTGGTGGTGTTTTGTCAGCTGCTCAGAAAATGGACGGAGTCCTCCATCTACATGACCAACCTGGCACTGATGGacctgctgttgctgctgcagcTGCCCTTCAAAATGCACGCAATACACCACAAGTGGGCTGAAGACAAGAAACTCTTTTGCTCCTTCCTGGAAAGTCTTTACTTTGTTGCTATGTACGGTAGCATCTACACAATTGTGTGCATAGCCATAGACCGATACATCGCAATAAACCACCCATTTCGAGCCAAGCAGGTGCGTTCGAAAAAAAACGCCTTGATTGTTTGCATTTTCATCTGGGTGTTCGTTATGGTAGCAACTTCACCCATCTACACCTTCCGGGACTGGGGGGAAACGGAGAAGAATTTCAACTGTTTCCATGGCTTCTCTAAGAAGGGTTGGAGCACTGCAATAATTGTGTGCCTGGAAGTCTTTGGTTTCCTGTTGCCTGCCGCAGTACTGGTGGCTTGTTCCATTCAGAGCATCCGTACTCTCAAAGCCTCAAAGTACAGTGAACACAATAGGCAAGCTGGTGTGAGAATCATCTACAGCAGCCTAGCGGCCTTCCTAGTGCCCTTCACTCCCTGTCACGTGGCCATATTCCTGCAGTATCTTGTCCGTAACGAATTTATTTTAGACTGCAAACAGCAAAAGAACATTGCCCTTTTTATACAGGTGTCAATAAACATTGCAAACGTGACCTGCTGCTTGGATGCACTGTGTTACTATTTCATCGCAAAGGAAGTCCGATCCACCAAGGACACGCTTGGTCCTTGGAGACTGTCCATCAGCAGAGCAAGAACCACCAGCACCTCAGATGTTTGAGAAGTCGAATTCAGTTTATTAGACTTTCAAAATGTGTGTTGATGGCTTTCCAGTGGAAGTAAAGTTGTGGTCACACTAGTGAAATTTTAACGTTGAAAAAAGTCTATTGTCAACAGAGTAGCGACGTGTGAAGAACAGCTCaccaaaaaaaagtaactttctgttggtcaattTAGCAAATTCACATGCCTAAATCCGCTGCAAAATCTTTCACcctgacacaaaataaaaatttgtgtgGATTCCTAGTGAAATAACTGGATTTCACCCATGAAAATATACCAAAAGATAAATGTGAGAAGACTTCAAGAAAACATTTTGGACTAGGTTAATGCATGATTTAATTGACAAATTATTACTTCTCTCATTCTAGTTTA
Above is a genomic segment from Cyprinus carpio isolate SPL01 chromosome A2, ASM1834038v1, whole genome shotgun sequence containing:
- the LOC109057290 gene encoding G-protein coupled receptor 55-like, giving the protein MTNCSTKEVDTLMQKLDLIIYVPVLVFGLALNSAALVVFCQLLRKWTESSIYMTNLALMDLLLLLQLPFKMHAIHHKWAEDKKLFCSFLESLYFVAMYGSIYTIVCIAIDRYIAINHPFRAKQVRSKKNALIVCIFIWVFVMVATSPIYTFRDWGETEKNFNCFHGFSKKGWSTAIIVCLEVFGFLLPAAVLVACSIQSIRTLKASKYSEHNRQAGVRIIYSSLAAFLVPFTPCHVAIFLQYLVRNEFILDCKQQKNIALFIQVSINIANVTCCLDALCYYFIAKEVRSTKDTLGPWRLSISRARTTSTSDV